One Huiozyma naganishii CBS 8797 chromosome 4, complete genome genomic region harbors:
- the STE24 gene encoding zinc metalloprotease (similar to Saccharomyces cerevisiae STE24 (YJR117W); ancestral locus Anc_7.501), translating into MTVLQAISEALVSPAFPWKSVVIGVTVAQFAFETYLSFRQYRVLARKQLPDVLVDEIDKETFEKSQEYSKAKIKFSVVSDVFSLLQNYALVKFNMLPRLWHAGQAVARKLLPAKYMAVSPVAQSLWFLFALSNLSTLLGLPVSYYSHFVLEEKFNFNKLTIKLWVMDMVKGNLLGYALGGPILYVFLKIFDHFETDFLWYICLFFLVMQVLAMTLVPVFIMPLFNKFTPLEDGELKQSIEKLAKNVHFPLDKIFIIDGSKRSSHSNAYFTGLPFTSKRIVLFDTLVNGSSVDEITAVLAHEIGHWQKNHVLNLLVINQLNLLFIFKLFTSVYRNESLYNAFGFFVSGGTAPGQQLASTQVVTQSFPIIIGFMLYNDLLTPFECTLQFFLSLMQRAQEYQADAYAKTLGYAKNLCRALIDLQIKNLSTMSVDTWYSSYHFSHPTLAERLTALDYVSEKKKA; encoded by the coding sequence atGACCGTGTTGCAAGCTATTTCTGAGGCGTTGGTGTCCCCAGCTTTCCCCTGGAAGTCCGTCGTTATTGGCGTCACAGTGGCACAGTTTGCGTTTGAGACGTACCTGTCATTTAGACAGTACAGAGTGCTTGCGCGGAAGCAATTGCCAGATGTGCTTGTCGACGAGATCGACAAGGAGACGTTTGAAAAATCGCAAGAGTACTCTAAGGCGAAGATCAAGTTTTCCGTTGTATCGGATGTATTTTCACTGTTGCAGAACTACGCGCTCGTCAAGTTCAACATGCTGCCCAGATTATGGCATGCCGGGCAGGCAGTCGCCCGTAAGTTGCTCCCAGCAAAGTACATGGCCGTGTCGCCCGTCGCGCAAAGTCTGTGGTTTCTTTTCGCCCTGTCTAACTTGTCCACTTTGCTAGGGTTGCCCGTCTCGTACTACAGTCACTTCGTCCTAGAggaaaaattcaacttcaacaagctGACGATCAAACTGTGGGTCATGGATATGGTCAAGGGGAACCTGCTAGGGTACGCGCTGGGCGGGCCCATCCTGTAcgtgttcttgaagatcttcgaccattttgaaacagatttcCTATGGTACATTTGCCTGTTTTTCCTTGTAATGCAAGTTCTCGCAATGACTCTCGTCCCGGTGTTCATCATGCCCCTGTTCAACAAATTCACCCCCTTGGAGGACGGTGAATTGAAACAGTCGATTGAGAAACTTGCCAAGAACGTTCACTTCCCACTAGACAAgatcttcatcatcgacGGATCCAAGAGATCCTCCCACTCCAACGCATACTTCACAGGGTTGCCCTTCACTTCGAAGCGTATCGTGCTCTTCGACACTTTGGTCAACGGGTCCTCCGTAGACGAGATCACCGCCGTTCTCGCGCACGAAATCGGCCACTGGCAGAAAAACCACGTCCTTAACCTGCTCGTCATCAACCAACTGAATTTGCTGTTCattttcaaactgtttACGTCAGTGTACCGCAACGAATCCCTTTACAACGCCTTCGGGTTCTTTGTCTCGGGAGGCACCGCTCCAGGGCAACAACTGGCCAGCACACAAGTCGTCACCCAGAGTTTCCCGATTATCATTGGGTTTATGCTCTACAACGATCTGCTCACACCTTTTGAGTGTACTTTGCAATTCTTCCTTTCGCTGATGCAGAGGGCACAGGAGTACCAAGCGGACGCGTACGCCAAGACGCTAGGGTACGCAAAGAATCTGTGCCGCGCGCTCATCGACCTACAGATCAAGAACCTCTCCACCATGAGCGTCGACACGTGGTACTCCTCCTACCACTTCTCGCATCCAACTTTGGCAGAGAGACTGACCGCATTGGACTACGTCagcgagaagaagaaggcgtGA
- the TDA4 gene encoding Tda4p (similar to Saccharomyces cerevisiae YJR116W; ancestral locus Anc_7.500), producing MNPDPLAKFSWFPESESLYARHLHEIVYSFVFYQVLASYIAPRLNRVVFGKHYTGIKDAKLKLDFDIHTVSMVQCLISCYLLWPVLFLPHTVSIASYTNEYCSMLTSVSAGYFIWDMIVCCTNYSLYGWQFVLHAAVALYGSLVPLSPMAQVWVPKFLLYEASTPFVNVNWFIMTLSKDRKRTVVPMWLNALNGLCLMAVFFSVRIVWGHIAQFIYLFQMWDQWHELPQKRAFVLGLLTIVLNLLNILWFSKMVKIARKLNAGPAKRLD from the coding sequence ATGAACCCTGATCCGCTGGCTAAATTCTCGTGGTTCCCCGAGAGCGAGAGTCTCTACGCAAGACACCTACACGAGATCGTGTACTCGTTCGTGTTCTACCAGGTGCTTGCGTCGTACATTGCACCAAGGCTCAACAGGGTTGTGTTTGGGAAACACTACACGGGGATCAAAGATGCCAAGTTAAAGCTGGATTTCGACATCCATACCGTGTCCATGGTACAGTGTCTCATTTCCTGCTACCTGCTCTGGCCAGTCCTCTTCCTCCCACACACCGTCAGCATCGCGTCGTACACGAACGAGTACTGCAGCATGCTTACTTCAGTCAGCGCAGGGTACTTCATCTGGGACATGATCGTCTGCTGCACTAACTACTCGCTGTACGGGTGGCAGTTCGTTTTGCACGCAGCAGTGGCACTGTACGGGTCCCTCGTCCCGCTCTCCCCCATGGCGCAGGTCTGGGTCCCCAAGTTTTTACTGTACGAGGCCAGTACTCCCTTCGTCAACGTCAACTGGTTCATCATGACACTCAGCAAGGACAGGAAACGCACAGTCGTGCCCATGTGGCTCAACGCCCTCAACGGACTTTGCCTCATGGCCGTGTTCTTCTCCGTCCGCATCGTATGGGGACACATCGCACAGTTTATCTACCTGTTCCAGATGTGGGACCAATGGCACGAACTACCCCAGAAACGCGCGTTCGTCTTGGGTCTACTCACCATCGTGCTCAACTTACTCAACATCCTCTGGTTCTCCAAGATGGTCAAGATCGCCCGCAAACTGAACGCGGGACCCGCCAAAAGACTCGACTAG
- the LIH1 gene encoding putative lipase (similar to Saccharomyces cerevisiae YJR107W; ancestral locus Anc_7.497) — MVVCFGVVWVVCILVGCVLSYPAADKRPFFTPEIYDRLVYFSKACALTSCITRDQLSTGKTLYDNGCPKHIRFCNDLEENPTADRTKISMVLAAQRGELGTGYVIVDYVREVVIMAFRSSTTTQDWISDFTTLPIDYEPVSKEDYEELIEKGEIRECANCKLHRGFHRFTETLSREFLDRMEQILERYPNYKTVVIGHSLGGAMASIAAIELRLKGYHPMVLMYAPPKIFNSEMKEWVDELFETREIHEQIMESGVMKFNKGFFRVVHAQDYIPMIPPFFESAGVEIFINKREIPHTIDDLEYRGIYNIPVAEMTIRDNMNKLARKWLHTYEHQNYFITLMGCKGF; from the coding sequence ATGGTAGTGTGTTTTGGCGTAGTGTGGGTGGTTTGCATTCTCGTCGGCTGTGTTCTTTCGTATCCGGCCGCTGACAAAAGACCCTTTTTTACACCCGAGATCTACGATAGATTGGTGTATTTCAGCAAAGCCTGTGCGCTGACAAGTTGCATAACACGCGATCAGCTCAGCACGGGGAAAACATTATACGATAACGGATGTCCCAAACATATTAGGTTTTGTAATGATTTGGAGGAAAACCCAACAGCAGATAGGACAAAGATATCTATGGTGTTAGCCGCCCAAAGAGGAGAGTTGGGCACAGGGTACGTAATCGTTGACTATGTGAGAGAGGTCGTTATCATGGCGTTTCGGAGCTCTACCACTACCCAAGATTGGATCAGCGACTTCACCACCTTGCCAATCGACTACGAGCCTGTTTCAAAGGAGGACTACGAAGAGTTGATTGAAAAGGGAGAGATAAGGGAATGTGCAAATTGTAAATTGCACCGTGGTTTCCATAGGTTCACTGAGACGCTGAGCAGGGAGTTCTTGGATAGAATGGAGCAGATACTTGAAAGGTATCCAAATTATAAAACTGTTGTCATAGGGCATTCGTTAGGTGGAGCAATGGCAAGTATTGCAGCCATCGAGCTCAGATTGAAAGGTTACCATCCAATGGTGCTAATGTACGCACCTCCAAAAATCTTCAACTCCGAAATGAAGGAATGGGTAGACGAACTATTCGAAACACGAGAGATTCATGAACAGATTATGGAGTCCGGGGTAatgaagttcaacaaggGTTTCTTCAGAGTGGTCCATGCCCAGGATTATATTCCTATGATTCCGCCTTTTTTCGAGTCTGCAGGTGTCGAgatcttcatcaacaaaagagaaattCCGCACACGATCGATGACTTGGAGTATCGAGGGATATATAACATCCCGGTAGCAGAAATGACGATAAGGGATAATATGAATAAGTTGGCGAGAAAGTGGTTGCACACTTATGAACATCAAAACTACTTCATAACACTGATGGGATGTAAGGGCTTTTAG
- the TPK2 gene encoding cAMP-dependent protein kinase catalytic subunit TPK2 (similar to Saccharomyces cerevisiae TPK2 (YPL203W); ancestral locus Anc_6.214) — protein MQTNAVPKQFANTSEPSQSPPQPQGGERHGAEGLGKQEQEHQHQQQPMSKAAVETAAAAGNAVQQSLLPQRSTVSKGKYTLNDFQIMRTLGTGSFGRVHLVRSVHNGRYYAIKVLKKTQVVRMKQIEHTNDERRMLKLVEHPFLIRMWGTFQDAHNLFMVMDYIEGGELFSLLRKSQRFPNPVAKFYAAEVVLALEYLHFHNIIYRDLKPENILLDRNGHIKITDFGFAKEVESVTWTLCGTPDYIAPEVIATKPYNKSVDWWSLGILIFEMLAGYTPFYDSTPMKTYEKILQGKVIYPPFFHPDVVDLLSKLITADLTRRIGNLQSGSQDIKQHPWFTEVIWEKLLNKDIETPYEPPITAGVGDTSLFDQYPEERFHYGIEDADDPYHEYFLDF, from the coding sequence ATGCAGACAAACGCTGTTCCTAAACAGTTTGCTAACACGTCGGAACCGTCGCAATCGCCACCGCAACCGCAGGGGGGTGAGCGCCACGGTGCTGAGGGTTTAGGGAAACAGGAGCAAGaacatcaacatcaacaacagccCATGAGTAAAGCTGCTGTGGAGACCGCTGCCGCTGCAGGAAACGCTGTGCAGCAGTCACTCCTGCCCCAGCGGTCTACCGTATCCAAGGGGAAGTACACGCTGAACGATTTTCAAATCATGCGGACACTTGGGACAGGCTCGTTTGGGAGGGTGCATCTGGTACGGTCCGTGCACAACGGGAGGTACTATGCGATCAAAGTGTTAAAGAAGACACAGGTCGTGCGGATGAAACAGATCGAGCACACGAACGACGAGCGCAGAATGCTAAAATTGGTCGAACACCCGTTCCTGATCAGGATGTGGGGGACTTTCCAGGACGCTCACAACTTGTTCATGGTCATGGATTACATTGAGGGTGGTGAATTGTTCAGTTTGCTGCGTAAATCGCAGCGGTTCCCCAACCCGGTGGCCAAGTTCTATGCCGCAGAAGTCGTTCTTGCATTGGAGTACCTACACTTCCACAACATCATCTATCGTGACTTGAAGCCGGAAAACATCCTGTTGGACAGAAACGGGCACATCAAGATTACAGATTTCGGGTTCGCCAAGGAGGTCGAGTCCGTGACGTGGACGCTGTGCGGTACCCCGGACTATATCGCACCGGAGGTCATCGCCACAAAGCCGTACAACAAATCCGTCGACTGGTGGTCCCTCGGGATACTCATCTTCGAGATGCTTGCCGGGTACACGCCCTTCTACGACTCGACGCCGATGAAGACGTACGAGAAGATCCTGCAGGGGAAAGTGATCTACCCGCCATTTTTCCACCCGGACGTCGTCGACTTGCTTTCAAAACTCATCACAGCAGACTTGACAAGAAGAATCGGGAACTTGCAAAGCGGATCGCAGGACATCAAGCAGCACCCATGGTTCACAGAGGTTATCTGGGAAAAATTGTTGAACAAGGATATCGAGACCCCCTATGAACCACCAATCACCGCAGGCGTCGGGGACACGTCCCTCTTCGACCAGTACCCTGAAGAACGCTTCCACTACGGTATCGAGGACGCGGACGATCCCTACCATGAGTACTTTCTCGATTTCTAA
- the KNAG0D01200 gene encoding DUF5137 domain-containing protein (similar to Saccharomyces cerevisiae Anc_7.495 (Scer_YGOB_Anc_7.495); ancestral locus Anc_7.495) — MADENYDPYEEYYANEQSKTERLALDEELLKSQQQDIYFRSLVEKIPALQPISKDTNTRGVVRGREGETLNNSNKRQR, encoded by the coding sequence ATGGCAGATGAGAATTATGATCCCTACGAGGAGTACTACGCGAACGAACAAAGTAAAACTGAAAGACTGGCATTAGACGAAGAATTATTAAAGTCTCAACAACAAGACATTTATTTCAGAAGCTTGGTTGAGAAAATACCGGCACTACAACCTATATCTAAAGATACAAATACAAGGGGTGTTGTAAGGGGCCGTGAAGGGGAAACTTTGAATAATAGCAACAAGAGGCAAAGATGA
- the ADO1 gene encoding adenosine kinase (similar to Saccharomyces cerevisiae ADO1 (YJR105W); ancestral locus Anc_7.499) yields the protein MQVICLCNPLLDIQATVEPAYLEKYALKSNDAVLVDSADDPLNRMAIYDELLAKDGVVLVAGGAGQNTARGAAYVLGEGQVGYFGCVGQDKYAQLLLKENEAAGVKSLYQVEPAYGTGKCAALITGHDRSLVTDLGAANHFKAEHIDAHWDAVKQAKLFYVGGFHLTVSSDAIVKLGEHAKAEGKPLVLNFSAPFIPQFFHDALKQVLPYATHVIANETEAQAFAEAFKLPVVDTTDLQAIAAEIIKEDPRKTVIFTHGLEPTVVATAEGTALHKVQPVDSSKIVDTNGAGDAFAAGFVAGTARGEPLDTCIDMGSWLAALSIQEVGPSYPKTKLTYSN from the coding sequence ATGCAAGTGATCTGTCTGTGTAACCCGCTGCTGGACATCCAAGCGACTGTCGAACCGGCGTACCTCGAGAAGTACGCTCTGAAGAGCAACGATGCCGTGCTCGTGGATTCTGCCGACGACCCGTTGAACAGGATGGCCATCTACGACGAGTTGCTTGCCAAGGACGGCGTAGTGCTCGTCGCTGGTGGTGCAGGTCAGAACACTGCCCGTGGTGCCGCGTATGTGCTCGGTGAGGGCCAAGTCGGTTACTTCGGTTGCGTTGGGCAGGACAAGTATGCTCAATTGCTTCTAAAGGAGAACGAGGCTGCTGGTGTCAAGTCTCTGTACCAAGTGGAACCCGCTTACGGGACAGGTAAATGTGCCGCGTTGATTACGGGGCATGACCGTTCGCTTGTCACGGATCTTGGCGCTGCGAACCACTTCAAGGCGGAACATATCGACGCCCACTGGGACGCAGTCAAGCAAGCGAAGTTGTTCTACGTTGGTGGGTTCCACTTAACCGTGTCTTCCGATGCGATTGTGAAACTTGGTGAACACGCCAAGGCGGAGGGGAAACCTCTCGTGTTGAACTTCAGCGCGCCGTTCATCCCACAGTTCTTCCATGACGCATTGAAGCAAGTGCTTCCCTACGCGACGCACGTCATTGCCAATGAGACCGAGGCACAGGCCTTTGCAGAGGCGTTCAAGTTGCCAGTCGTAGACACAACGGACCTTCAAGCGATCGCCGCAGAGATCATCAAGGAAGACCCTCGCAAGACGGTTATCTTCACCCACGGGTTGGAACCCACGGTCGTCGCTACAGCAGAGGGTACCGCACTGCACAAAGTGCAACCTGTCGACTCGAGCAAGATTGTGGACACTAATGGTGCTGGGGACGCCTTCGCTGCCGGGTTCGTCGCGGGGACCGCCCGTGGTGAACCACTAGACACTTGCATCGACATGGGGTCCTGGCTAGCTGCTCTGTCCATCCAAGAGGTCGGACCATCGTACCCAAAGACCAAGCTGACCTACTCCAACTGA
- the ECM27 gene encoding Ecm27p (similar to Saccharomyces cerevisiae ECM27 (YJR106W); ancestral locus Anc_7.498), which yields MDLLLRLTHPSLLYTQDALSPTFVLTSLVHLSLGFVLLGICASEYLCPNVAKIVEIGSTGSATGASTGAAASSAVSSGVLMAILLSWCNSAPDLFSNLMGWTSTHYLTTVSLSLGEVLGACGIILCIVMGVLFLSMAIGPRLQFSALQVANIERDLRFVLLAMAYLTYVTVRNKITVLDCVLMTAVYMGYVYVKFRKWGKLRAQEQDTATGNDIDTLTIKPSLISAMDFTSLLVMLERSSSVSPENAEQELISMTGDPLAMNMHQFAVRPSSEPAIGSERMMDDTDPRLTSTAPGGFVPYHDDPDAVDDETAPKDNTALFLRGRTTPRIFFTRLLAPHLFHFRRKSTVDAILSILTTPFVVILQLSCPKHADIVDHDTSTVHVRYSEMFVLWTQCILSPLVTTLLLACLLYLESVPWYLWVLTFLASGGLAGLLIYFQTIAKEISTFSLSSPIDDVETENKRRRRLDFTQGLVSVVFLLIGIVNSIMFISLIANALVELMELYQRLTDISKAILGLTVFAWGNSIGDLLTNIAMCRLYLKTPAESGEIASQATRFFVISIQSCLGGVMLNSMISIGISGIISLVFVHRDPLHWWFLRYVELRDGDGLPATAINYKFLLSCIAILVQVILLLILFKSNKIIEKWSSPRYMRIFGISMCTIWGLTTLSNVLIEIFA from the coding sequence ATGGACCTGTTGCTCAGATTGACACACCCAAGTCTGCTGTACACACAGGACGCACTCTCACCCACTTTTGTGCTCACAAGTTTGGTCCACTTGTCACTGGGGTTCGTGCTCCTCGGGATCTGTGCCTCGGAGTACCTATGTCCGAACGTCGCTAAGATAGTGGAGATAGGAAGCACGGGCAGTGCTACAGGTGCAAGTACAGGCGCTGCCGCTTCGTCCGCAGTCTCCTCCGGTGTGCTGATGGCTATCCTGCTCTCCTGGTGCAACTCCGCCCCAGACCTGTTCTCAAACCTTATGGGGTGGACATCCACACACTACCTGACCACCGTGTCGCTGTCTCTCGGGGAGGTGCTCGGCGCTTGTGGGATCATACTCTGCATAGTGATGGGCGTGCTCTTCCTCAGCATGGCCATCGGCCCACGCTTGCAGTTCTCCGCACTGCAAGTCGCAAACATCGAACGAGACCTCCGATTCGTGTTACTCGCAATGGCATACCTCACATACGTGACAGTTCGCAACAAAATCACAGTCCTCGATTGCGTCCTAATGACAGCTGTCTACATGGGCTACGTCTACGTCAAGTTTAGAAAGTGGGGGAAGTTGCGAGCGCAGGAACAGGATACGGCTACAGGTAACGACATCGACACACTAACGATCAAACCCAGTCTCATCTCTGCGATGGACTTTACGTCCTTGCTCGTAATGCTAGAAAGATCTAGCAGCGTCTCCCCTGAGAACGCAGAGCAGGAACTCATCTCGATGACAGGCGACCCACTAGCGATGAACATGCACCAATTCGCTGTGAGGCCAAGCTCAGAGCCCGCAATTGGGTCTGAGAGGATGATGGACGATACGGATCCTCGGTTAACGAGCACGGCCCCAGGTGGGTTCGTTCCCTACCACGATGACCCTGACGCAGTGGATGATGAGACTGCGCCCAAGGATAACACGGCATTGTTCCTGCGGGGCAGGACAACACCGAGAATATTCTTCACGCGATTGCTGGCACCGCATCTGTTCCATTTCAGAAGGAAATCAACCGTCGATGCTATACTATCGATCCTCACGACACCATTCGTCGTGATCCTACAACTATCGTGCCCGAAACACGCAGATATAGTAGACCACGATACGAGTACCGTGCACGTCAGGTATTCAGAGATGTTCGTGCTATGGACGCAGTGTATTCTGAGCCCACTGGTGACCACATTGCTGCTCGCATGCCTGCTGTATTTGGAAAGTGTTCCCTGGTACCTGTGGGTGCTCACCTTCTTGGCGTCTGGTGGGCTCGCTGGCTTGCTTATATACTTCCAAACCATTGCTAAGGAGATCAGCACTTTCTCACTAAGCTCGCCCATAGACGACGTGGAAACGGAGAATAAAAGACGAAGGAGACTCGACTTCACTCAGGGTTTAGTCTCGGTCGTGTTTCTACTCATCGGCATCGTCAACTCCATCATGTTCATCTCGCTTATTGCCAACGCACTGGTAGAACTCATGGAGTTGTACCAGCGCTTGACAGATATATCGAAAGCCATCCTCGGGCTGACCGTGTTCGCGTGGGGGAATTCGATAGGGGATCTATTGACAAATATCGCAATGTGCAGACTGTATCTGAAGACCCCAGCGGAAAGCGGTGAAATTGCGTCTCAGGCAACCAGATTCTTTGTCATATCCATACAGTCGTGTCTGGGGGGTGTCATGTTGAACTCCATGATCAGTATAGGCATTAGTGGCATCATATCGCTCGTGTTTGTCCATAGAGACCCTCTGCACTGGTGGTTTCTACGCTACGTGGAACTACGCGATGGGGATGGCTTGCCAGCTACTGCGATCAACTACAAGTTCCTTTTGTCGTGCATCGCCATTCTAGTGCAGGTGATACTTCTTCTCATACTCTTCAAGAGcaacaaaataatagaaaaaTGGTCTTCTCCTCGGTATATGAGGATATTTGGCATCTCGATGTGTACAATCTGGGGGTTAACAACGCTCTCCAACGTTCTGATAGAAATATTTGCATGA